One part of the Arabidopsis thaliana chromosome 1 sequence genome encodes these proteins:
- a CDS encoding plastid movement impaired protein (unknown protein; BEST Arabidopsis thaliana protein match is: unknown protein (TAIR:AT2G01340.1); Has 85 Blast hits to 85 proteins in 12 species: Archae - 0; Bacteria - 0; Metazoa - 0; Fungi - 0; Plants - 85; Viruses - 0; Other Eukaryotes - 0 (source: NCBI BLink).), with translation MGNSLGTKKTATIMNINGESFKLKTPVEAGTVVKDFPGHVLLESEAVKRLGIRAKPLEPHQNLESKRIYFMVELPRTWKERTPRRVRSGIQMSAKERLENLKLSRRSSSDLSVMKKKTEVNDEEREVSSVKLKLPKWKIEKLRKESESGSDFSNKITQLCLLHIPSGLIHQRQHLLRNGGRNFGIEEKEEGAKIT, from the exons ATGGGAAATAGCTTGGGAACCAAGAAAACAGCGACAATCATGAACATCAATGGCGAGAGTTTCAAACTGAAAACGCCTGTGGAAGCTGGTACAGTGGTTAAAGATTTTCCAGGCCACGTTCTCTTGGAATCCGAAGCAGTGAAGCGTTTAGGAATCAGAGCAAAGCCCTTGGAGCCTCACCAAAACTTGGAATCCAAAAGGATTTACTTCATGGTTGAACTTCCAAG AACATGGAAAGAGAGAACTCCAAGAAGGGTTCGGTCGGGAATCCAGATGAGTGCGAAGGAGAGATTAGAGAATCTGAAGCTGTCTCGTAGATCATCATCTGATCTCTCggtaatgaagaagaagacagaggttaatgatgaagagagagaagtgagTAGCGTGAAGTTGAAGTTACCAAAGTGGAAAATTGAGAAACTGAggaaagagagtgagagtgGCTCTGATTTCTCCAACAAGATCACACAACTTTGTCTCCTTCACATACCAAGTGGTTTGATTCATCAAAGACAACATTTGCTTCGTAATGGAGGAAGAAACTTTgggattgaagaaaaagaagaaggtgcCAAAATCACATGA
- a CDS encoding ARM repeat superfamily protein (ARM repeat superfamily protein; FUNCTIONS IN: ubiquitin-protein ligase activity, binding; INVOLVED IN: protein ubiquitination; LOCATED IN: ubiquitin ligase complex; EXPRESSED IN: 20 plant structures; EXPRESSED DURING: 11 growth stages; CONTAINS InterPro DOMAIN/s: U box domain (InterPro:IPR003613), Armadillo-like helical (InterPro:IPR011989), Armadillo (InterPro:IPR000225), Armadillo-type fold (InterPro:IPR016024); BEST Arabidopsis thaliana protein match is: ARM repeat superfamily protein (TAIR:AT1G23030.1); Has 30201 Blast hits to 17322 proteins in 780 species: Archae - 12; Bacteria - 1396; Metazoa - 17338; Fungi - 3422; Plants - 5037; Viruses - 0; Other Eukaryotes - 2996 (source: NCBI BLink).) — protein MQRYGSLNSKKFSSGLSEPMEKDASSNRKVIEKLESIPETVHSLSDEKKFESPPPWKSSSVSLAFFLSKDGDDERLEKAVTENSDDSQKSDNLTIPEDFLCPISLELMKDPAIVSTGQTYERSFIQRWIDCGNLSCPKTQQKLENFTLTPNYVLRSLISQWCTKHNIEQPGGYMNGRTKNSDGSFRDLSGDMSAIRALVCKLSSQSIEDRRTAVSEIRSLSKRSTDNRILIAEAGAIPVLVKLLTSDGDTETQENAVTCILNLSIYEHNKELIMLAGAVTSIVLVLRAGSMEARENAAATLFSLSLADENKIIIGASGAIMALVDLLQYGSVRGKKDAATALFNLCIYQGNKGRAVRAGIVKPLVKMLTDSSSERMADEALTILSVLASNQVAKTAILRANAIPPLIDCLQKDQPRNRENAAAILLCLCKRDTEKLISIGRLGAVVPLMELSRDGTERAKRKANSLLELLRKSSRKLGSL, from the exons ATGCAGAGATATGGATCGTTAAATTCGAAGAAGTTCTCGAGTGGTTTATCTGAGCCAATGGAGAAAGATGCCTCAAGTAATAGAAAAGTTATTGAAAAGTTGGAGAGTATTCCAGAGACAGTGCATTCTTTATCAGATGAGAAGAAATTTGAATCACCCCCTCCTTGGAAGAGCTCTTCAGTATCATTGGCCTTCTTTTTATCAAAggatggtgatgatgagagATTAGAGAAAGCAGTTACCGAGAACAGCGATGACTCACAGAAATCGGATAATCTCACGATTCCAGAGGACTTTCTTTGTCCAATCTCTCTGGAACTGATGAAGGATCCTGCTATTGTTTCCACAGGACAG ACATACGAGAGGTCGTTCATTCAGAGATGGATAGACTGTGGAAATCTGAGCTGCCCAAAGACACAGCAGAAACTTGAAAACTTTACTCTTACTCCAAACTATGTCCTCAGAAGCCTGATATCTCAGTGGTGCACTAAGCACAACATTGAGCAACCAGGTGGTTACATGAACGGTAGGACCAAAAACAGTGATGGGTCTTTCCGTGATCTAAGTGGAGATATGTCAGCGATCCGAGCATTGGTTTGTAAACTCTCTAGCCAATCAATCGAAGACCGCAGGACTGCGGTTTCTGAAATCCGCTCTCTGTCAAAAAGAAGCACAGACAACCGAATTCTGATTGCAGAGGCAGGAGCCATCCCTGTTTTGGTCAAGCTTTTGACCTCAGATGGTGACACTGAAACGCAGGAAAATGCTGTCACTTGCATTCTTAACCTCTCCATATACGAACACAACAAAGAACTGATCATGCTTGCAGGAGCAGTCACATCTATAGTGCTAGTCCTCCGAGCTGGAAGCATGGAAGCTAGAGAAAACGCTGCAGCTACTCTCTTTAGTCTTTCGTTAGCTGATGAGAACAAGATCATTATAGGCGCATCAGGTGCGATAATGGCCTTAGTGGATCTGCTTCAATATGGAAGCGTCAGAGGGAAGAAAGACGCAGCTACGGCTCTGTTCAACTTGTGTATTTACCAGGGAAACAAAGGCAGAGCAGTTAGAGCCGGTATAGTAAAGCCATTGGTGAAAATGCTGACAGACTCCTCGAGCGAGAGGATGGCTGATGAAGCCTTGACCATACTCTCGGTTCTAGCTAGTAACCAAGTCGCGAAAACTGCGATTTTGAGAGCCAACGCAATACCACCTTTGATAGATTGTCTCCAGAAGGATCAACCGCGAAACCGAGAGAACGCAGCTGCGATACTACTGTGTCTTTGCAAGAGAGATACTGAAAAACTGATCTCCATTGGTAGACTTGGAGCTGTTGTTCCATTGATGGAACTATCAAGAGACGGTACAGAGAGAGCTAAACGAAAAGCTAATTCTTTACTAGAGCTTCTCCGTAAATCATCCCGAAAATTAGGTTCACTCTAA
- a CDS encoding ARM repeat superfamily protein (ARM repeat superfamily protein; FUNCTIONS IN: ubiquitin-protein ligase activity, binding; INVOLVED IN: protein ubiquitination; LOCATED IN: ubiquitin ligase complex; EXPRESSED IN: 20 plant structures; EXPRESSED DURING: 11 growth stages; CONTAINS InterPro DOMAIN/s: U box domain (InterPro:IPR003613), Armadillo-like helical (InterPro:IPR011989), Armadillo (InterPro:IPR000225), Armadillo-type fold (InterPro:IPR016024); BEST Arabidopsis thaliana protein match is: ARM repeat superfamily protein (TAIR:AT1G23030.1); Has 6269 Blast hits to 4386 proteins in 290 species: Archae - 0; Bacteria - 18; Metazoa - 1236; Fungi - 624; Plants - 3669; Viruses - 3; Other Eukaryotes - 719 (source: NCBI BLink).) translates to MAGGAITPDSLIGLIAEINEIPGNFGLFKKDCSDLARRVGLLTHLIEEIRDSSPPSESDASSSLNSHECDWWSDLVVGLQAAKRLLSSATSFQARESSDGAAKRISFQFQCVTWKLEKALGDLTYDRYDISDEVREQVELARLQLRRAMQRYGSLNSKKFSSGLSEPMEKDASSNRKVIEKLESIPETVHSLSDEKKFESPPPWKSSSVSLAFFLSKDGDDERLEKAVTENSDDSQKSDNLTIPEDFLCPISLELMKDPAIVSTGQTYERSFIQRWIDCGNLSCPKTQQKLENFTLTPNYVLRSLISQWCTKHNIEQPGGYMNGRTKNSDGSFRDLSGDMSAIRALVCKLSSQSIEDRRTAVSEIRSLSKRSTDNRILIAEAGAIPVLVKLLTSDGDTETQENAVTCILNLSIYEHNKELIMLAGAVTSIVLVLRAGSMEARENAAATLFSLSLADENKIIIGASGAIMALVDLLQYGSVRGKKDAATALFNLCIYQGNKGRAVRAGIVKPLVKMLTDSSSERMADEALTILSVLASNQVAKTAILRANAIPPLIDCLQKDQPRNRENAAAILLCLCKRDTEKLISIGRLGAVVPLMELSRDGTERAKRKANSLLELLRKSSRKLGSL, encoded by the exons ATGGCTGGTGGAGCTATCACTCCCGATTCTCTCATCGGTCTTATTGCTGAAATCAATGAGATTCCGGggaattttggtttgtttaagAAGGATTGTTCCGATCTCGCGCGACGAGTCGGTCTCCTGACGCATTTGATTGAGGAAATCAGGGATTCTTCTCCGCCGTCGGAATctgatgcttcttcttcgttgaaTTCTCATGAATGTGATTGGTGGTCTGATCTTGTGGTGGGACTTCAAGCCGCGAAGCGTCTTTTGTCTTCAGCTACTAGTTTCCAAGCTCGCGAGTCCTCT GATGGGGCAGCCAAGAGGATCTCATTCCAGTTCCAATGTGTTACATGGAAGCTGGAGAAAGCATTAGGTGATTTGACATATGATAGATATGATATCTCTGACGAAGTCCGTGAACAG GTGGAACTAGCAAGATTACAGTTAAGAAGAGCAATGCAGAGATATGGATCGTTAAATTCGAAGAAGTTCTCGAGTGGTTTATCTGAGCCAATGGAGAAAGATGCCTCAAGTAATAGAAAAGTTATTGAAAAGTTGGAGAGTATTCCAGAGACAGTGCATTCTTTATCAGATGAGAAGAAATTTGAATCACCCCCTCCTTGGAAGAGCTCTTCAGTATCATTGGCCTTCTTTTTATCAAAggatggtgatgatgagagATTAGAGAAAGCAGTTACCGAGAACAGCGATGACTCACAGAAATCGGATAATCTCACGATTCCAGAGGACTTTCTTTGTCCAATCTCTCTGGAACTGATGAAGGATCCTGCTATTGTTTCCACAGGACAG ACATACGAGAGGTCGTTCATTCAGAGATGGATAGACTGTGGAAATCTGAGCTGCCCAAAGACACAGCAGAAACTTGAAAACTTTACTCTTACTCCAAACTATGTCCTCAGAAGCCTGATATCTCAGTGGTGCACTAAGCACAACATTGAGCAACCAGGTGGTTACATGAACGGTAGGACCAAAAACAGTGATGGGTCTTTCCGTGATCTAAGTGGAGATATGTCAGCGATCCGAGCATTGGTTTGTAAACTCTCTAGCCAATCAATCGAAGACCGCAGGACTGCGGTTTCTGAAATCCGCTCTCTGTCAAAAAGAAGCACAGACAACCGAATTCTGATTGCAGAGGCAGGAGCCATCCCTGTTTTGGTCAAGCTTTTGACCTCAGATGGTGACACTGAAACGCAGGAAAATGCTGTCACTTGCATTCTTAACCTCTCCATATACGAACACAACAAAGAACTGATCATGCTTGCAGGAGCAGTCACATCTATAGTGCTAGTCCTCCGAGCTGGAAGCATGGAAGCTAGAGAAAACGCTGCAGCTACTCTCTTTAGTCTTTCGTTAGCTGATGAGAACAAGATCATTATAGGCGCATCAGGTGCGATAATGGCCTTAGTGGATCTGCTTCAATATGGAAGCGTCAGAGGGAAGAAAGACGCAGCTACGGCTCTGTTCAACTTGTGTATTTACCAGGGAAACAAAGGCAGAGCAGTTAGAGCCGGTATAGTAAAGCCATTGGTGAAAATGCTGACAGACTCCTCGAGCGAGAGGATGGCTGATGAAGCCTTGACCATACTCTCGGTTCTAGCTAGTAACCAAGTCGCGAAAACTGCGATTTTGAGAGCCAACGCAATACCACCTTTGATAGATTGTCTCCAGAAGGATCAACCGCGAAACCGAGAGAACGCAGCTGCGATACTACTGTGTCTTTGCAAGAGAGATACTGAAAAACTGATCTCCATTGGTAGACTTGGAGCTGTTGTTCCATTGATGGAACTATCAAGAGACGGTACAGAGAGAGCTAAACGAAAAGCTAATTCTTTACTAGAGCTTCTCCGTAAATCATCCCGAAAATTAGGTTCACTCTAA
- the MYBL2 gene encoding MYB-like 2 produces MQHRKRCRLRGRNYVRPEVKQRNFSKDEDDLILKLHALLGNRWSLIAGRLPGRTDNEVRIHWETYLKRKLVKMGIDPTNHRLHHHTNYISRRHLHSSHKEHETKIISDQSSSVSESCGVTILPIPSTNCSEDSTSTGRSHLPDLNIGLIPAVTSLPALCLQDSSESSTNGSTGQETLLLFR; encoded by the exons ATGCAACACCGTAAGAGATGTCGATTGAGAGGTCGAAACTACGTAAGGCCAGAAGTTAAACAACGCAACTTCTCAAAAGATGAAGACGATCTCATCCTCAAGCTTCATGCACTTCTTGGCAATAG ATGGTCATTGATAGCGGGAAGATTGCCAGGACGAACCGACAACGAAGTTAGGATCCATTGGGAAACTTACCTAAAAAGGAAGCTCGTAAAAATGGGAATCGACCCAACCAATCATCGTCTCCACCATCACACCAACTACATTTCTAGACGTCACCTCCATTCTTCACATAAGGAACATGAAACCAAGATTATTAGTGATCAATCTTCTTCGGTATCCGAATCATGTGGTGTAACAATTTTGCCCATTCCAAGTACCAATTGCTCGGAGGATAGTACTAGTACCGGACGAAGTCATTTGCCTGACCTAAACATTGGTCTCATCCCGGCCGTGACTTCTTTGCCAGCTCTTTGCCTTCAGGACTCTAGCGAATCCTCTACCAATGGTTCAACAGGTCAAGAAACGCTTCTTCTATTCCGATGA
- the MYBL2 gene encoding MYB-like 2 (MYB-like 2 (MYBL2); CONTAINS InterPro DOMAIN/s: SANT, DNA-binding (InterPro:IPR001005), Homeodomain-like (InterPro:IPR009057), Myb, DNA-binding (InterPro:IPR014778), HTH transcriptional regulator, Myb-type, DNA-binding (InterPro:IPR017930), Homeodomain-related (InterPro:IPR012287), Myb transcription factor (InterPro:IPR015495); BEST Arabidopsis thaliana protein match is: myb domain protein 3 (TAIR:AT1G22640.1); Has 6938 Blast hits to 6802 proteins in 388 species: Archae - 0; Bacteria - 0; Metazoa - 361; Fungi - 142; Plants - 5491; Viruses - 3; Other Eukaryotes - 941 (source: NCBI BLink).), translated as MNKTRLRALSPPSGMQHRKRCRLRGRNYVRPEVKQRNFSKDEDDLILKLHALLGNRWSLIAGRLPGRTDNEVRIHWETYLKRKLVKMGIDPTNHRLHHHTNYISRRHLHSSHKEHETKIISDQSSSVSESCGVTILPIPSTNCSEDSTSTGRSHLPDLNIGLIPAVTSLPALCLQDSSESSTNGSTGQETLLLFR; from the exons ATGAACAAAACCCGCCTTCGTGCTCTCTCCCCACCTTCCG GTATGCAACACCGTAAGAGATGTCGATTGAGAGGTCGAAACTACGTAAGGCCAGAAGTTAAACAACGCAACTTCTCAAAAGATGAAGACGATCTCATCCTCAAGCTTCATGCACTTCTTGGCAATAG ATGGTCATTGATAGCGGGAAGATTGCCAGGACGAACCGACAACGAAGTTAGGATCCATTGGGAAACTTACCTAAAAAGGAAGCTCGTAAAAATGGGAATCGACCCAACCAATCATCGTCTCCACCATCACACCAACTACATTTCTAGACGTCACCTCCATTCTTCACATAAGGAACATGAAACCAAGATTATTAGTGATCAATCTTCTTCGGTATCCGAATCATGTGGTGTAACAATTTTGCCCATTCCAAGTACCAATTGCTCGGAGGATAGTACTAGTACCGGACGAAGTCATTTGCCTGACCTAAACATTGGTCTCATCCCGGCCGTGACTTCTTTGCCAGCTCTTTGCCTTCAGGACTCTAGCGAATCCTCTACCAATGGTTCAACAGGTCAAGAAACGCTTCTTCTATTCCGATGA
- the LPR2 gene encoding Cupredoxin superfamily protein (Low Phosphate Root2 (LPR2); FUNCTIONS IN: oxidoreductase activity, copper ion binding; INVOLVED IN: cellular response to phosphate starvation, meristem maintenance; LOCATED IN: cell wall, membrane; EXPRESSED IN: 22 plant structures; EXPRESSED DURING: 13 growth stages; CONTAINS InterPro DOMAIN/s: Cupredoxin (InterPro:IPR008972), Multicopper oxidase, type 2 (InterPro:IPR011706), Multicopper oxidase, type 1 (InterPro:IPR001117); BEST Arabidopsis thaliana protein match is: Cupredoxin superfamily protein (TAIR:AT1G23010.1); Has 2992 Blast hits to 2635 proteins in 791 species: Archae - 14; Bacteria - 2507; Metazoa - 11; Fungi - 66; Plants - 272; Viruses - 0; Other Eukaryotes - 122 (source: NCBI BLink).), with the protein MEPSRRRMTRDMLLLIVTMAWLVTGDEGGIKQEERLFNLGKLEMFVDKLPHIPTLHGYHFVNGFLKPKSLHIGMFFKKWKFHRDLPATPVFAYGTSKRSATVPGPTIEAVYGVDTYVTWRNHLPLHHILPWDPTISPAIPKHGGIPTVVHLHGGIHEPTSDGNADSWFTAGFKETGSKWTKKTTHYVNKQQPGNMWYHDHAAGLTRVNLLAGLLGSYILRHSSVESPLRLPTGREFDRPLVIFDRSFRKDGSIYMNATGNNPTIHPQWQPEYFGDAIIVNGKAWPRLTVRRRKYRFRITNASNARFFRFFFSNGLDFIVVGSDSAYLAKPVSTKSVLLAPSEIVDVLVDFSKSTSKTAILANNAPYPYPSGDPVTEENSKVMKFIINYKSEVDTSIIPKKLIEYPPAHVSTSTRTRYIAMFEYVSSIDEPTHLYINGLPYNAPVTETPKIGTSEVWEVINLTEDNHPLHIHLGLFKVLEQTALVKSEEFIECMTKRNDAVKCEISKYARGNKTAVTVHERGWKNVFKMMPGHVTKILVRFSYIHSNESYSFDATQEPGYVYHCHILDHEDNMMMRPFAMVL; encoded by the exons ATGGAGCCTTCTCGGAGGAGAATGACCAGAGACATGTTGCTTCTAATCGTAACGATGGCATGGCTCGTAACCGGAGACGAAGGAGGCATAAAGCAAGAGGAGCGACTGTTTAATCTTGGGAAGCTTGAGATGTTCGTTGACAAGCTTCCTCATATACCAACACTTCATGGCTACCACTTCGTCAATGGCTTCCTCAAACCCAAATCTCTTCACATAGGCATGTTCTTCAAGAAATGG AAATTCCACAGAGACTTGCCTGCCACGCCAGTGTTCGCATATGGTACATCAAAGCGTTCAGCAACAGTTCCTGGACCAACAATAGAAGCTGTTTATGGCGTCGACACCTACGTGACGTGGCGAAATCACCTCCCTTTACATCATATCCTCCCTTGGGACCCAACAATCTCTCCGGCAATCCCTAAACACGGCGGCATTCCCACGGTGGTTCACTTGCACGGAGGTATCCACGAACCAACTAGCGATGGAAATGCAGATTCATGGTTCACCGCTGGTTTCAAAGAAACTGGTTCCAAATGGACCAAAAAGACTACACATTACGTCAACAAGCAACAACCTGGAAACATGTGGTACCATGACCACGCGGCAGGGTTGACCAGAGTCAACCTTCTTGCCGGTTTGTTAGGCTCTTACATTCTCCGTCATAGCTCAGTCGAATCGCCTCTTCGGTTACCTACCGGACGCGAATTCGATCGTCCTTTGGTCATCTTTGACCGATCTTTTCGTAAAGATGGTTCCATTTACATGAACGCTACAGGGAACAATCCAACGATTCATCCACAATGGCAGCCAGAGTATTTCGGCGACGCCATCATTGTGAACGGTAAAGCATGGCCGAGATTAACCGTCCGCCGCCGGAAATATAGATTTCGAATCACAAACGCTAGTAACGCAAGGTTCTTCcggttcttcttctccaacggTCTCGACTTCATTGTCGTTGGTTCCGATTCCGCTTATCTAGCGAAACCAGTATCGACCAAATCTGTTCTCCTAGCTCCGTCGGAGATTGTCGACGTACTCGTTGACTTTTCAAAGTCAACATCGAAAACGGCAATTCTTGCCAACAATGCACCTTATCCTTACCCGTCGGGAGATCCCGTCACGGAAGAGAACAGCAAAGTCATGAAGTTTATAATCAACTACAAATCAGAAGTTGACACGTCGATTATTCCGAAGAAGCTAATTGAATACCCTCCTGCTCATGTATCAACCTCCACACGTACACGTTACATTGCTATGTTCGAGTATGTGTCAAGCATTGACGAGCCAACACATCTATACATCAACGGTCTGCCTTACAACGCTCCCGTAACCGAAACTCCAAAAATCGGCACAAGCGAG GTGTGGGAAGTGATAAACTTAACCGAGGATAACCATCCGTTGCACATTCACTTGGGATTGTTTAAAGTATTGGAGCAAACGGCATTGGTGAAGAGTGAGGAGTTCATAGAGTGCATGACTAAAAGAAACGATGCCGTCAAGTGTGAGATTAGCAAATACGCACGAGGGAACAAGACCGCGGTTACGGTACACGAGCGGGGATGGAAAAACGTATTCAAGATGATGCCGGGACATGTAACGAAGATACTCGTTAGATTTTCTTACATTCACTCAAACGAATCTTACTCCTTTGACGCAACTCAAGAGCCAGGCTATGTTTACCACTGTCAC ATATTGGACCATGAAGACAATATGATGATGAGGCCCTTTGCAATGGTGCTATAA
- the HIPP20 gene encoding Heavy metal transport/detoxification superfamily protein (Heavy metal transport/detoxification superfamily protein; FUNCTIONS IN: metal ion binding; INVOLVED IN: metal ion transport; LOCATED IN: cellular_component unknown; EXPRESSED IN: 19 plant structures; EXPRESSED DURING: 13 growth stages; CONTAINS InterPro DOMAIN/s: Heavy metal transport/detoxification protein (InterPro:IPR006121); BEST Arabidopsis thaliana protein match is: Heavy metal transport/detoxification superfamily protein (TAIR:AT1G22990.1); Has 1285 Blast hits to 1219 proteins in 68 species: Archae - 2; Bacteria - 24; Metazoa - 2; Fungi - 25; Plants - 1232; Viruses - 0; Other Eukaryotes - 0 (source: NCBI BLink).), translating to MGALDSLSEYISDYFRVTRKRRKRKVMQTVNIKVKMDCDGCERRVKNAVSSMKGVKSVEVNRKIHKVTVSGYVEPKKVLKRIERTGKKAEIWPYVPYNMVAYPYAVGTYDKKAPAGYVRKSEQSQLQLLPGAPENHYISLFSDENPNACTVM from the exons ATGGGAGCTCTTGATTCTCTTTCCGAGTATATCTCCGACTACTTCCGCGTCACCAGAAAAAGGAGGAAGCGGAAAGTCATGCAGACGGTGAATATAAAGGTGAAAATGGACTGCGATGGTTGTGAACGCAGAGTCAAGAACGCGGTTTCCTCCATGAAAG GTGTGAAATCGGTGGAGGTGAATAGAAAGATACATAAAGTGACGGTGAGTGGATACGTGGAACCAAAGAAGGTATTAAAGAGAATCGAAAGGACAGGGAAAAAAGCGGAGATATGGCCGTACGTTCCTTACAACATGGTCGCATATCCATACGCGGTCGGAACTTACGACAAAAAAGCTCCGGCCGGTTATGTCAGGAAATCTGAGCAGTCGCAGTTGCAGCTGTTGCCGGGAGCTCCCGAGAACCACTACATTTCTCTTTTTAGCGACGAGAATCCCAACGCTTGCACCGttatgtaa